One genomic region from Alteromonas pelagimontana encodes:
- a CDS encoding hybrid sensor histidine kinase/response regulator, protein MRVGTLLKLSLWVMLMLACASAKAQSTIQLFDEDAEIELSNNFAFYYERETPLTIGEVLKHRQDFQWHVDDNPNFGFHNSGLWLYNKLSNVSNTTDWVFAINFSQLDKVDFYLVAGDEVILQSHQGKLQSEQIYRVPTLRASLPIATPLELFVRVESHSSSLIVPLAVEPEKRHSYESQLDSLLWGLFYGGLFILAVYNLVLYVDVREPSLIAYVGYIAAVILWQFVWGGHIQLFATEGLPPWLASHTEMIFVVIGISSGLFTLFFLETKHHAPTAHPVVLALLAAQVFVGIVCMLNLLPHIWKNNIVYGVGMAAICSYIYAGFEAFINRFQPARYFIFAWTMLASGAIVGMLSLIGLLPSNVFTTYCFQVGVFLEAALFSLALMEKSRSQLESEVEQATNDLRHNMELIEEQNARLDIARKDAIKASNVKSQFLANMSHEIRTPLNAILGFSRELTHTALPSEQQEQVRIINTAADNLLSIVNDVLDFSKIEAGKLQINNQPFSPNQLLEEMVTIMSKSSHSKRLEFIYELAPLPEKLIGDVFRIKQILNNLLSNALKFTSAGTITFGVKGRSLPHGIHELEFKIEDTEIGISRQDRKKLFNAFSQVDDSLNRNYQGTGLGLVICRELVRLMRGTLNLKSAPGAGSTFMVTLRTNQLSQKFSLTPSPDWTDKQVVLFDPVPGTRRASATMLTYLGVKVTSVESLAYLSTVDINPDYLFAVLPVSKLDQRNTMLAELMQFPAQKRILWYSGPDPFNQYPNLTQQFHTQIRMPFTLTKLDGLLHYRAKSSKNPMQDKISNLPKARILAVDDMEMNLKLLQTWLDNSPVRLTTSMSGQEAVNLCQSLEYDLILMDVQMPGMDGLQASKLIRQSPLNLGTPIIAVTAHAFKEEQERLLQSGMDDYLPKPMEIGTLLDLIKRWCQPNAPTSLALPTLDWQLGLKRSNHNSAAARELLGDFVRLLSPSIEIIKQEWDNRNYPELQAEIHKLHGATCYTGVPKLQSLAEELESALKLGQHFLVAEHLPSFILEAEIVSAEGKKLLREMAH, encoded by the coding sequence ATGCGCGTCGGAACATTGTTAAAACTCAGCCTTTGGGTGATGCTGATGCTCGCTTGTGCGAGTGCAAAAGCACAATCCACCATACAATTGTTTGATGAAGACGCAGAGATAGAACTGTCAAATAACTTCGCGTTTTACTATGAGAGAGAAACGCCTCTTACCATCGGCGAAGTGCTCAAACATCGTCAGGATTTTCAGTGGCACGTCGACGACAATCCAAATTTCGGCTTTCACAACAGTGGGCTTTGGCTTTATAACAAGCTTAGCAATGTCAGTAATACCACTGACTGGGTTTTCGCTATCAATTTCAGTCAGCTGGATAAAGTGGACTTTTATCTTGTGGCTGGTGATGAAGTTATTTTACAAAGTCATCAGGGAAAACTGCAAAGCGAACAAATTTATCGCGTACCCACGTTACGCGCCAGTTTGCCAATCGCCACGCCATTAGAATTATTTGTGCGGGTGGAAAGCCACTCTTCCAGCCTTATTGTGCCGTTGGCCGTTGAGCCGGAAAAACGTCACAGCTATGAATCGCAATTAGATAGCCTGCTGTGGGGCTTGTTTTATGGCGGGTTATTTATTCTTGCCGTGTATAACTTAGTGCTTTACGTGGATGTGCGGGAACCGAGCCTGATTGCCTATGTAGGTTATATAGCGGCCGTTATTCTTTGGCAGTTTGTCTGGGGCGGTCACATTCAACTTTTTGCCACTGAAGGTTTGCCGCCTTGGCTGGCTTCTCACACCGAAATGATTTTTGTTGTAATTGGTATCAGCTCCGGTCTTTTTACCTTGTTTTTTCTGGAAACCAAACATCACGCTCCCACTGCCCATCCCGTTGTTTTAGCTTTATTGGCAGCGCAGGTATTTGTCGGTATTGTCTGTATGTTAAACCTGTTGCCCCATATCTGGAAAAACAACATTGTTTACGGCGTGGGTATGGCGGCAATCTGCAGCTATATTTATGCGGGTTTTGAAGCTTTCATTAATCGTTTTCAGCCTGCCAGATACTTCATTTTCGCCTGGACGATGCTCGCTTCCGGCGCCATTGTAGGCATGTTAAGTTTAATCGGGCTGCTGCCTAGCAATGTCTTTACCACCTATTGCTTTCAAGTGGGGGTATTTTTAGAAGCGGCATTGTTCTCTTTAGCTTTAATGGAAAAAAGCCGCAGCCAGCTTGAATCAGAAGTAGAGCAGGCTACCAATGATCTGCGTCATAACATGGAACTGATAGAAGAGCAAAACGCGCGTCTGGATATTGCCCGTAAAGATGCCATTAAAGCCAGCAATGTTAAATCGCAATTTTTGGCCAATATGAGCCACGAAATTCGAACGCCCTTAAATGCCATTTTAGGATTCAGCCGGGAACTCACGCATACTGCCCTACCTTCAGAGCAGCAGGAGCAGGTGCGTATTATCAATACTGCCGCAGATAACCTGTTAAGCATTGTTAACGACGTGCTGGATTTCTCCAAAATCGAAGCGGGCAAGTTGCAAATTAATAATCAGCCGTTTTCACCAAACCAGTTGCTGGAGGAGATGGTGACGATTATGTCTAAGTCGTCCCATTCCAAACGGCTTGAATTTATTTATGAACTTGCTCCGTTGCCGGAAAAACTCATCGGCGATGTATTTCGCATAAAGCAGATTCTAAATAACCTGCTGAGTAACGCGCTCAAGTTCACCTCTGCTGGCACCATCACTTTTGGGGTAAAAGGACGCTCCTTACCTCATGGAATTCATGAGCTGGAATTTAAAATTGAAGATACCGAGATTGGCATCAGCCGACAGGACCGAAAGAAACTTTTTAATGCTTTTTCTCAGGTTGATGATTCTCTTAACCGCAATTACCAGGGTACTGGGTTAGGACTGGTAATTTGTCGCGAACTGGTGCGCCTGATGCGCGGCACCCTTAACCTGAAAAGTGCGCCTGGGGCGGGAAGTACTTTTATGGTTACGTTAAGAACCAATCAGCTAAGCCAAAAATTTTCACTTACGCCTTCACCAGACTGGACTGATAAACAGGTCGTGTTGTTTGATCCCGTTCCGGGCACGCGCCGCGCTTCTGCCACCATGCTGACTTATTTAGGAGTAAAAGTCACTTCGGTAGAGTCGCTGGCGTATCTCAGTACTGTGGATATAAACCCCGACTATCTGTTTGCAGTATTGCCGGTAAGTAAACTTGATCAGCGAAATACCATGCTGGCCGAATTAATGCAGTTCCCCGCGCAAAAGCGAATCCTTTGGTATTCCGGACCTGATCCTTTTAATCAATACCCAAATCTGACTCAACAATTCCACACGCAAATCCGTATGCCTTTCACGCTGACCAAACTTGACGGTCTACTGCATTACCGCGCGAAAAGCAGCAAAAATCCCATGCAGGATAAAATCAGTAATTTACCTAAAGCACGTATTCTGGCGGTGGATGATATGGAAATGAACCTTAAGCTACTGCAGACCTGGCTGGATAATTCCCCCGTCCGGTTAACCACATCAATGAGCGGTCAGGAAGCGGTAAATTTATGTCAGTCGCTGGAATACGATCTGATTCTCATGGATGTACAAATGCCGGGCATGGATGGTCTACAGGCATCGAAACTTATTCGCCAGTCGCCGCTAAATTTGGGTACGCCGATTATCGCAGTCACCGCTCATGCTTTTAAAGAAGAGCAGGAACGTTTACTGCAATCGGGAATGGATGACTATTTACCTAAGCCGATGGAAATCGGCACCCTGCTCGATTTGATCAAGCGCTGGTGCCAGCCGAACGCCCCCACAAGTCTCGCTTTGCCTACGCTGGACTGGCAACTTGGATTAAAGCGCAGTAATCACAATTCCGCTGCCGCCCGGGAATTGCTTGGAGATTTTGTCCGCCTGCTTTCTCCTTCTATCGAAATTATCAAGCAGGAATGGGACAACCGTAACTACCCTGAGCTGCAAGCAGAGATCCATAAACTTCATGGCGCCACTTGTTATACCGGCGTACCCAAGCTTCAGAGCTTGGCTGAAGAGCTCGAAAGCGCGCTAAAACTAGGACAGCACTTTCTTGTTGCTGAACATCTACCCAGTTTTATTCTGGAAGCCGAAATCGTGTCTGCCGAAGGCAAGAAGCTTCTGAGAGAAATGGCGCACTAG